One window of the Enterobacter huaxiensis genome contains the following:
- a CDS encoding EAL domain-containing protein — MLTGYKFESIRALHTEHVIAWEMLSTAKPHVNLEDYFGSMSFTQRKQHFFAQLRHAMACLDSSKYYLNVASDLLLDEDFIDRLREETPRPQRLAIELTDLEKIVHLPEEETRELRLRIASLRRFGIEVWADDVHEAILPGLLACQFYFYGIKIDKHAFWSGREERERFLQLARNCKKLASKVLIEGIETFGDFALARASEAEYGQGYLWNKQ, encoded by the coding sequence CGAGCATGTCATTGCCTGGGAGATGCTTTCCACGGCAAAACCGCACGTCAATCTTGAAGATTATTTCGGGTCGATGTCCTTTACGCAGCGCAAGCAGCACTTCTTCGCGCAGCTCCGCCATGCCATGGCGTGCCTGGACAGCAGCAAATACTATCTGAATGTCGCCTCCGATCTGCTCCTCGATGAGGATTTCATCGACAGGCTGCGGGAAGAGACGCCTCGTCCGCAGCGGCTGGCCATTGAGCTGACTGACCTCGAAAAAATTGTTCACCTTCCCGAGGAAGAGACGCGTGAGTTACGCCTGCGCATTGCGTCACTGCGCCGCTTCGGCATTGAAGTTTGGGCCGATGACGTTCACGAAGCCATTCTTCCAGGGCTTCTGGCCTGCCAGTTTTACTTCTACGGGATCAAGATTGATAAACACGCGTTCTGGTCCGGACGAGAGGAGCGGGAGAGATTTCTTCAGCTGGCCCGAAACTGCAAAAAGCTGGCCAGCAAAGTGCTGATAGAAGGGATAGAAACCTTTGGTGATTTCGCCCTTGCCCGCGCCAGCGAGGCGGAGTACGGCCAGGGCTACCTGTGGAATAAACAATGA
- a CDS encoding helix-turn-helix transcriptional regulator, giving the protein MTNARHSTPDFRIIILSENYFLWRGLTSLISMMMTPRPDIFWINSVSPEGILRVREQIMKDTAHSGWMIFTDECRVNDIQVYLPAGRVSVLADNLSVIQLSQCLRNVDFTHGSLQDATLTRQELRVCTLISKGISLIRIAHLLNKSPKTIYTHKRNAMSKFHCQNLAEFHRKICLLEQHSLYL; this is encoded by the coding sequence ATGACCAACGCACGCCACTCTACCCCCGATTTTCGCATCATCATTCTCAGCGAAAACTATTTCCTGTGGCGCGGGCTCACGTCCCTGATTTCGATGATGATGACGCCGCGCCCCGATATCTTCTGGATAAACAGCGTCAGCCCGGAGGGGATATTACGCGTGCGTGAACAGATTATGAAGGATACCGCCCATAGCGGCTGGATGATCTTCACCGATGAATGCCGCGTTAACGACATTCAGGTCTACCTGCCTGCCGGGCGGGTCAGCGTGCTGGCGGACAACCTGTCGGTTATTCAGCTCAGCCAGTGCTTACGCAACGTGGATTTCACCCACGGCAGCCTTCAGGATGCCACGCTCACTCGCCAGGAATTACGGGTCTGCACGCTTATCAGCAAAGGGATCAGCCTGATACGCATCGCGCACTTACTCAATAAATCGCCCAAAACGATCTACACCCACAAGCGTAACGCGATGAGCAAATTCCACTGCCAGAACCTCGCGGAATTTCACCGCAAGATCTGCCTGCTGGAGCAGCACTCGCTTTATCTGTGA